One Phoenix dactylifera cultivar Barhee BC4 chromosome 8, palm_55x_up_171113_PBpolish2nd_filt_p, whole genome shotgun sequence genomic window carries:
- the LOC103710882 gene encoding uncharacterized protein LOC103710882 isoform X3 → MPETATTDVINALDTISIVMSRYYPHLKFSRSVVSFEAKHGYHVLMADFQIGRNIPADEKIRLFVVRTDNLETSSCIINPPHVSFLVNGRGVDRRTNISMDTGPQFPTDITKMLKYGTNIIQAVGFFNGNYVIVIAFMSKIAYLDAPVLQDYVQPVAAELVSDSEIIEGPSRISLNCPISFKRIKTPVKGHLCKHHQCFDYDNFMEVNSRKPSWRCPCCNTPASYIDLRIDQNMVKILKEAGEGVSDVVIFADESWKAVVKHNGTTDELHDGRLEGQQDGSIESDINTVTVVDLTMEDDDQSEMSQNGTCEFEDRKPFEHIQGFSGSEFHSELPVASTSGTTQVAAHHVDGIWSRNLPLTTYSNVLLAPTNGSNAHASGTLESLVPDIILNPVITDAVSPALNRDATTNHELSQPTLSFHHATQLRQLMQLQQSHFGGSIINNEIARPSLPRHISRNPIAVQALPVQTQTPNASRRMWTNILSSTSVIPNSPASATYQTNPPLTSASDGFGAVSGDMEIEQLSSTSDAVSSSLHLHTAAQLLHTQNRDRQDHQYTLNPAMHQVVGLRAPYVISTRAPGDQQRGAGAYRATLHPVSELQNPHQILNQRTHQITCQSGNIPQFSLIPPMQVQQASQNAVGQAAGSSGSIRNILAAQHAAQAVRLQAGTAAVHPQIPRTAPSTPATADRGPALSLSRSDGLPELPFEQNWRPTGRMRGSLTGSAYSAALSQYLVPPPQSLQVRPPVTTVPISISDHLSVFLANSINARGPLTQQANLRQGEGNQPGGSST, encoded by the exons GTATTATCCCCATTTGAAGTTTTCTCGTTCAGTTGTTTCTTTTGAAGCAAAG CATGGATACCATGTTCTAATGGCTGATTTCCAAATCGGAAGGAATATTCCTGCAGATGAGAAGATT AGGCTATTTGTTGTTCGAACAGATAATTTAGAGACATCGTCTTGTATTATAAACCCACCACATGTGAG CTTTTTGGTGAATGGAAGAGGCGTTGATAGAAGAACAAATATATCAATG GATACTGGACCTCAGTTTCCGACCGATATTACTAAAATGCTCAAATATGGGACAAATATTATCCAGGCAGTTGGATTTTTTAATG GTAACTATGTCATAGTGATAGCCTTTATGAGCAAGATAGCTTACCTTGATGCCCCAGTACTCCAAGATTATGTCCAACCTGTGGCTGCAGAACTTGTTTCAG ATTCTGAGATCATTGAGGGGCCATCAAGAATATCGCTGAATTGTCCAATAAG CTTTAAGCGCATAAAAACTCCTGTCAAAGGACATCTCTGCAAACACCATCAG TGTTTTGATTATGACAATTTCATGGAAGTGAACTCACGGAAGCCATCCTGGCGCTGTCCATGTTGTAACACGCCTGCTAGCTATATTGACTTGCGTATTGATCAAAATATGGTTAAG aTATTGAAAGAGGCAGGAGAGGGTGTTTCCGATGTTGTTATCTTTGCTGATGAATCTTGGAAGGCGGTCGTCAAACATAATGGAACTACAGATGAACTGCATGATGGGAGACTTGAGGGACAGCAGGATGGTAGCATCGAGAGTGATATCAACACAGTCACTGTTGTGGACCTGACAATGGAAGACGATGACCAAAGTGAAATGAGTCAAAATGGTACCTGTGAATTTGAAGATAGGAAACCTTTCGAGCATATTCAAGGTTTTTCTGGCTCTGAATTTCATTCTGAACTGCCAGTTGCCAGTACTTCTGGGACCACTCAAGTAGCTGCGCATCATGTGGATGGTATTTGGTCCAGGAATTTGCCATTAACTACTTACTCAAATGTGTTGTTAGCCCCCACAAATGGATCAAATGCTCATGCATCTGGAACCTTGGAGTCTCTTGTGCCTGATATTATACTGAATCCTGTTATTACAGATGCTGTTTCACCAGCACTTAACCGGGATGCCACGACCAATCATGAACTTTCTCAACCAACATTATCATTTCATCATGCAACACAATTAAGGCAGCTTATGCAATTACAACAGTCACATTTTGGAGGTTCAATTATCAACAATGAAATTGCAAGGCCCTCATTGCCTAGACATATCAGCAGGAACCCTATAGCTGTTCAGGCCCTTCCAGTGCAGACACAGACACCCAATGCATCTCGCAGGATGTGGACAAATATACTCAGTTCCACATCTGTCATCCCCAACAGTCCTGCATCTGCTACTTATCAGACAAATCCTCCACTAACATCTGCTTCAGATGGGTTTGGGGCAGTAAGTGGTGACATGGAAATTGAGCAACTTTCAAGCACTTCTGATGCAGTTTCCTCATCGTTGCATCTCCATACAGCGGCACAG TTACTGCATACACAGAACCGTGATCGCCAGGACCACCAATACACTCTGAACCCAGCAATGCACCAGGTGGTTGGCCTTCGAGCACCATACGTCATCAGCACAAGAGCTCCAGGTGACCAACAGAGAGGAGCGGGTGCTTATAGAGCTACATTGCATCCTGTGTCAGAACTCCAAAATCCCCATCAGATACTTAATCAGAGGACACACCAAATAACATGCCAATCTGGAAATATTCCACAGTTTTCTCTCATCCCTCCAATGCAGGTTCAACAAGCATCACAAAATGCTGTTGGTCAAGCAGCAGGAAGCTCTGGAAGTATTCGTAATATATTGGCTGCCCAACATGCAGCACAAGCGGTGAGGCTGCAAGCGGGAACAGCGGCAGTTCATCCACAAATACCCAGAACAGCACCATCTACCCCAGCAACTGCTGACAGGGGTCCTGCACTTTCATTATCAAGATCTGATGGCTTGCCAGAGCTGCCGTTTGAGCAGAATTGGCGGCCTACAGGAAGGATGAGAGGAAGCCTAACAGGTAGTGCGTACTCTGCTGCACTGAGCCAATACTTGGTTCCTCCACCGCAGTCATTGCAAGTCCGACCACCTGTTACCACAGTTCCTATCTCTATATCTGATCACCTATCAGTGTTCCTTGCTAATAGCATCAATGCCCGTGGACCCTTAACCCAGCAGGCTAACTTGAGGCAAGGGGAGGGCAATCAACCAGGAGGTTCGAGCACATAA